One window of the Camelus ferus isolate YT-003-E chromosome 12, BCGSAC_Cfer_1.0, whole genome shotgun sequence genome contains the following:
- the SDR9C7 gene encoding short-chain dehydrogenase/reductase family 9C member 7 isoform X2 — translation MAADTGLSFMYRWFKNCNLVCNLSDKYVFITGCDSGFGNLLARQLVDRGMRVLAACYTEEGAWKLRQDTAYRLQTTLLDVTKTESIRAAAQWVRDQVGLWALVNNAGVGLPGGPNEWLTKEDFVKVINVNLVGLIDVTLHMLPMVKKARGRVINMSSSGGRVAVIGGGYCVSKFGVEAFSDSIRRELHYFGVKVCIIEPGNYRTSILGKEGLEGHVRKLWKRLPQETRESYGEEYFRNYTAKVRNVAQSAEPRIREVTNSMEHAIVSRSPRIRYNPGLDAKLLYLPLAKLPTPVTDFILSRYLPKPADSV, via the exons ATGGCGGCTGACACGGGCCTCTCCTTCATGTACCGCTGGTTCAAGAACTGCAATCTGGTCTGCAACCTCTCGGACAAGTATGTCTTCATCACAGGCTGTGACTCTGGCTTCGGGAACCTCCTGGCCAGGCAGCTGGTTGATCGGGGTATGCGGGTGCTGGCTGCTTGCTATACTGAGGAGGGGGCCTGGAAGCTTCGGCAGGATACTGCCTACCGGCTGCAGACCACCCTGCTGGATGTCACCAAGACTGAGAGCATCCGGGCGGCGGCCCAGTGGGTGAGGGACCAAGTGG GCCTCTGGGCCCTGGTGAACAATGCTGGTGTGGGCCTGCCCGGTGGCCCCAATGAATGGCTGACCAAAGAGGACTTTGTGAAGGTGATCAATGTGAACCTGGTGGGACTGATCGATGTGACCCTCCATATGCTGCCCATGGTCAAGAAAGCCCGGGGCAGGGTCATCAATATGTCCAGCTCTGGTGGTCGTGTGGCCGTCATTGGTGGCGGCTACTGTGTCTCCAAGTTCGGCGTCGAGGCCTTCTCTGACAGCATCAG GCGTGAGCTCCACTACTTCGGGGTGAAAGTCTGCATCATTGAGCCAGGGAACTACCGGACATCCATTCTGGGCAAGGAGGGCCTGGAGGGGCATGTGCGCAAGCTATGGAAGCGCCTGCCCCAGGAGACGCGCGAGAGCTATGGCGAGGAGTACTTCCGTAACT ATACTGCCAAGGTAAGAAACGTGGCGCAGTCGGCAGAGCCAAGGATCAGAGAAGTCACCAACAGCATGGAACATGCCATTGTTTCCCGGAGCCCTCGCATCCGCTACAACCCTGGCCTGGATGCCAAACTCCTCTACCTCCCCTTGGCTAAGTTGCCCACCCCTGTGACAGACTTCATCCTGAGCCGGTACCTTCCAAAGCCAGCAGACAGCGTCTGA
- the SDR9C7 gene encoding short-chain dehydrogenase/reductase family 9C member 7 isoform X3: protein MRPPIKIRVVYAGTVHLLAAVEGRRALLSGFQQTGAQRTSLSHCFLSLILLGHHLPTALWRLTRASPSCTAGSRTAIWSATSRTSLWALVNNAGVGLPGGPNEWLTKEDFVKVINVNLVGLIDVTLHMLPMVKKARGRVINMSSSGGRVAVIGGGYCVSKFGVEAFSDSIRRELHYFGVKVCIIEPGNYRTSILGKEGLEGHVRKLWKRLPQETRESYGEEYFRNYTAKVRNVAQSAEPRIREVTNSMEHAIVSRSPRIRYNPGLDAKLLYLPLAKLPTPVTDFILSRYLPKPADSV from the exons ATGCGTCCACCTATAAAAATCAGAGTGGTTTACGCAGGGACAGTGCATCTGTTGGCAGCAGTGGAAGGGAGGAGAGCTCTTCTCAGCGGGTTCCAgcaaactggggctcagaggacCAGCCTCTCTCACTGTTTCCTGAGCCTGATTCTTCTCGGCCATCACCTCCCCACTGCCCTATGGCGGCTGACACGGGCCTCTCCTTCATGTACCGCTGGTTCAAGAACTGCAATCTGGTCTGCAACCTCTCGGACAA GCCTCTGGGCCCTGGTGAACAATGCTGGTGTGGGCCTGCCCGGTGGCCCCAATGAATGGCTGACCAAAGAGGACTTTGTGAAGGTGATCAATGTGAACCTGGTGGGACTGATCGATGTGACCCTCCATATGCTGCCCATGGTCAAGAAAGCCCGGGGCAGGGTCATCAATATGTCCAGCTCTGGTGGTCGTGTGGCCGTCATTGGTGGCGGCTACTGTGTCTCCAAGTTCGGCGTCGAGGCCTTCTCTGACAGCATCAG GCGTGAGCTCCACTACTTCGGGGTGAAAGTCTGCATCATTGAGCCAGGGAACTACCGGACATCCATTCTGGGCAAGGAGGGCCTGGAGGGGCATGTGCGCAAGCTATGGAAGCGCCTGCCCCAGGAGACGCGCGAGAGCTATGGCGAGGAGTACTTCCGTAACT ATACTGCCAAGGTAAGAAACGTGGCGCAGTCGGCAGAGCCAAGGATCAGAGAAGTCACCAACAGCATGGAACATGCCATTGTTTCCCGGAGCCCTCGCATCCGCTACAACCCTGGCCTGGATGCCAAACTCCTCTACCTCCCCTTGGCTAAGTTGCCCACCCCTGTGACAGACTTCATCCTGAGCCGGTACCTTCCAAAGCCAGCAGACAGCGTCTGA
- the SDR9C7 gene encoding short-chain dehydrogenase/reductase family 9C member 7 isoform X1 translates to MAADTGLSFMYRWFKNCNLVCNLSDKYVFITGCDSGFGNLLARQLVDRGMRVLAACYTEEGAWKLRQDTAYRLQTTLLDVTKTESIRAAAQWVRDQVGEQGLWALVNNAGVGLPGGPNEWLTKEDFVKVINVNLVGLIDVTLHMLPMVKKARGRVINMSSSGGRVAVIGGGYCVSKFGVEAFSDSIRRELHYFGVKVCIIEPGNYRTSILGKEGLEGHVRKLWKRLPQETRESYGEEYFRNYTAKVRNVAQSAEPRIREVTNSMEHAIVSRSPRIRYNPGLDAKLLYLPLAKLPTPVTDFILSRYLPKPADSV, encoded by the exons ATGGCGGCTGACACGGGCCTCTCCTTCATGTACCGCTGGTTCAAGAACTGCAATCTGGTCTGCAACCTCTCGGACAAGTATGTCTTCATCACAGGCTGTGACTCTGGCTTCGGGAACCTCCTGGCCAGGCAGCTGGTTGATCGGGGTATGCGGGTGCTGGCTGCTTGCTATACTGAGGAGGGGGCCTGGAAGCTTCGGCAGGATACTGCCTACCGGCTGCAGACCACCCTGCTGGATGTCACCAAGACTGAGAGCATCCGGGCGGCGGCCCAGTGGGTGAGGGACCAAGTGGGTGAGCAAG GCCTCTGGGCCCTGGTGAACAATGCTGGTGTGGGCCTGCCCGGTGGCCCCAATGAATGGCTGACCAAAGAGGACTTTGTGAAGGTGATCAATGTGAACCTGGTGGGACTGATCGATGTGACCCTCCATATGCTGCCCATGGTCAAGAAAGCCCGGGGCAGGGTCATCAATATGTCCAGCTCTGGTGGTCGTGTGGCCGTCATTGGTGGCGGCTACTGTGTCTCCAAGTTCGGCGTCGAGGCCTTCTCTGACAGCATCAG GCGTGAGCTCCACTACTTCGGGGTGAAAGTCTGCATCATTGAGCCAGGGAACTACCGGACATCCATTCTGGGCAAGGAGGGCCTGGAGGGGCATGTGCGCAAGCTATGGAAGCGCCTGCCCCAGGAGACGCGCGAGAGCTATGGCGAGGAGTACTTCCGTAACT ATACTGCCAAGGTAAGAAACGTGGCGCAGTCGGCAGAGCCAAGGATCAGAGAAGTCACCAACAGCATGGAACATGCCATTGTTTCCCGGAGCCCTCGCATCCGCTACAACCCTGGCCTGGATGCCAAACTCCTCTACCTCCCCTTGGCTAAGTTGCCCACCCCTGTGACAGACTTCATCCTGAGCCGGTACCTTCCAAAGCCAGCAGACAGCGTCTGA
- the RDH16 gene encoding retinol dehydrogenase 16 — protein MWLYLAALVGLYHLLRWYRERQVVSHLRDKYVFITGCDSGFGNLLARQLDLQGLRVLAACLTEKGAQQLRKQTSDRLETVILDVTKTESIAAATQWVKEHVGDRGLWGLVNNAGISIPTAPNEWLTKQDFMKILDVNLLGVIEVTLSLLPLVRKARGRVVNVSSVMGRISLFGGGYCVSKYGVEAFSDSLRRELSHFGVKVAMIEPGVFSTNITNMEVFSQSFRTAWDQASPEVKELYGETFVPTFLESLETLKPRWSKNLSLVTNCMEHALTACHPRTRYSCGWDAKLFYLPMSYMPTFLVDFMAYWSSPRPAQAL, from the exons ATGTGGCTGTACCTGGCGGCCCTGGTGGGCCTGTACCACCTCCTGCGCTGGTACCGGGAGAGGCAGGTGGTGAGCCACCTCCGGGACAAGTACGTCTTCATCACGGGCTGTGACTCGGGCTTCGGGAACCTACTGGCCAGGCAGCTGGACCTGCAAGGCCTGCGGGTGCTGGCAGCGTGTCTGACCGAGAAGGGGGCCCAGCAGCTGAGGAAGCAGACGTCTGACAGGCTGGAGACGGTGATCCTGGATGTCACCAAGACAGAGAGCATTGCTGCGGCCACCCAGTGGGTGAAGGAGCATGTCGGGGACAGAG GACTCTGGGGCCTGGTGAATAACGCGGGCATCTCCATACCCACCGCACCCAATGAGTGGCTGACGAAACAGGACTTCATGAAGATCCTGGACGTGAACCTGCTGGGGGTGATCGAGGTGACCCTGAGTCTGCTGCCCCTTGTGAGGAAGGCGAGGGGCCGTGTGGTCAACGTCTCCAGTGTCATGGGCCGGATTTCCCTGTTTGGTGGAGGATACTGTGTGTCCAAGTACGGCGTTGAGGCCTTCTCAGACTCCCTCAG GAGGGAGCTCTCCCACTTTGGGGTGAAGGTGGCTATGATCGAGCCCGGTGTCTTCAGCACCAATATAACCAACATGGAGGTATTTTCTCAGAGTTTCCGGACAGCATGGGATCAGGCCAGCCCAGAGGTCAAGGAACtctatggagagacgttcgtgccCACCT TCCTGGAGTCACTTGAAACACTGAAACCAAGATGGTCCAAGAATCTGTCCTTGGTGACGAACTGCATGGAGCACGCCCTGACCGCCTGCCACCCCCGCACGCGATACTCCTGTGGCTGGGATGCCAAGCTCTTCTACCTCCCCATGAGCTACATGCCCACCTTCCTGGTGGATTTCATGGCCTACTGGAGCTCCCCAAGGCCTGCTCAGGCCCTGTAG